From Microbacterium invictum, the proteins below share one genomic window:
- a CDS encoding HAD family hydrolase gives MTDLLPSWRDTATRAAILDFVDAVTDSDGPHFVPAGDRVAVFDNDGTLWTEKPFVTQLAYLLEQWKAQVAADPSLADTQPYRAAATGDLAWLGTAVDKHYAGDDADLGLLIKAVAGATAGTSVEDYQAAVSAFYRDARHLTLQTSYAHTVYQPMVELIRLLDSHDFRTYIVSGGERDFMRPMAEEYYGIPVQRVIGTALGLEYDADANVVRYSPSLDFFDDGGEKPVRIWARTGKRPILAAGNSNGDVPMLRYAQGSPASLALLVHHDDDAGRDVAYDKGAEDALAAADTHRFTVISVRDDWETVFPAEG, from the coding sequence ATGACCGATCTGCTGCCCTCGTGGCGCGACACCGCCACCCGCGCCGCGATACTCGACTTCGTCGACGCGGTGACCGATTCGGACGGACCGCATTTCGTTCCCGCCGGTGACCGCGTCGCCGTCTTCGACAACGACGGCACCCTCTGGACCGAGAAGCCGTTCGTGACGCAGTTGGCGTATCTGCTCGAGCAGTGGAAGGCACAGGTGGCCGCCGACCCGTCGCTCGCCGACACCCAGCCGTACCGGGCCGCGGCCACCGGCGACCTTGCCTGGCTCGGCACCGCGGTCGACAAGCATTACGCCGGCGACGACGCCGACCTCGGGCTGCTCATCAAGGCCGTGGCGGGCGCGACCGCGGGCACGAGCGTCGAGGACTACCAGGCCGCGGTGTCGGCGTTCTACCGCGATGCCCGGCACCTCACGCTGCAGACGTCGTATGCGCACACCGTCTACCAGCCCATGGTCGAGCTGATCCGTCTGCTGGACAGCCACGACTTCCGCACGTACATCGTGTCGGGCGGCGAACGCGACTTCATGCGCCCGATGGCCGAGGAGTACTACGGGATTCCCGTGCAGCGGGTCATCGGCACCGCGCTCGGTCTCGAGTACGACGCCGACGCCAACGTGGTGCGGTATTCACCGTCGCTCGACTTCTTCGACGACGGAGGCGAGAAGCCGGTGCGCATCTGGGCGCGGACCGGCAAGCGACCGATCCTCGCGGCGGGCAACTCGAACGGCGACGTGCCCATGCTCCGGTACGCGCAGGGATCGCCTGCCAGCCTCGCGCTGCTCGTCCACCACGATGACGACGCCGGCCGTGACGTGGCCTACGACAAAGGCGCCGAAGACGCGCTCGCTGCGGCCGACACACACCGCTTCACCGTGATCAGCGTGCGCGACGACTGGGAGACGGTGTTCCCCGCAGAGGGGTGA
- a CDS encoding formylglycine-generating enzyme family protein, translating into MVLIPAGTFQMGSADFYPDERPVHERSVAAFSIDRHEVTNADYARFVADTGYVTVAERDLDPAAFPGADPADLVPGSMVFTPTSGPVDLGNWRNWWRWQPGASWRRPFGPGSSVDDRPRHPVVHIAYEDAVAYAAWAGKRLPTEAEHEYAARGGVDGARFAWGDDPYPDGVPQANSWLGHFPYDNRGVGDAAPVGSYPANGYGLFDMIGNVWEWTTDFYTPRHLRLSDKPVDAGKRQNLLAAASAQEGFPDIPRRVLKGGSQLCSPDYCLRFRPAARSPQAEDTGMSHIGFRCARDA; encoded by the coding sequence ATGGTGCTGATCCCCGCGGGAACGTTCCAGATGGGGTCAGCCGATTTCTACCCCGACGAGCGGCCCGTGCACGAGCGCAGCGTCGCCGCCTTCTCGATCGATCGGCACGAGGTCACCAATGCCGACTACGCGCGATTCGTGGCCGACACCGGCTACGTGACCGTCGCCGAACGCGACCTCGATCCTGCGGCCTTCCCCGGCGCGGACCCCGCCGACCTCGTCCCGGGATCCATGGTGTTCACTCCCACCAGCGGCCCCGTCGACCTCGGCAACTGGCGCAACTGGTGGCGCTGGCAGCCGGGCGCCTCATGGCGGCGCCCGTTCGGGCCGGGCTCGTCCGTCGATGATCGGCCCCGGCATCCAGTCGTGCACATCGCGTACGAGGATGCCGTCGCATACGCGGCCTGGGCCGGCAAACGACTGCCCACCGAGGCCGAGCACGAGTACGCCGCCCGCGGCGGGGTCGACGGTGCGCGCTTCGCGTGGGGCGACGACCCCTACCCGGACGGCGTGCCGCAGGCGAACAGCTGGCTGGGACACTTCCCCTACGACAACCGGGGCGTCGGCGATGCCGCGCCGGTCGGGTCGTACCCGGCGAACGGCTACGGCCTGTTCGACATGATCGGCAACGTGTGGGAGTGGACGACAGACTTCTACACCCCGCGGCATCTGCGGCTGAGCGACAAGCCGGTCGATGCCGGCAAGCGCCAGAACCTGCTGGCCGCCGCGAGCGCCCAGGAGGGCTTCCCCGACATCCCGCGCCGCGTGCTCAAGGGCGGCTCACAGCTGTGCTCGCCGGACTACTGCCTCCGATTCCGTCCCGCGGCCCGCTCGCCGCAGGCGGAGGACACCGGCATGAGCCACATCGGGTTCCGCTGCGCCCGCGACGCGTGA
- a CDS encoding arylsulfatase, producing the protein MSDNLQRGALPIPDLAYTGTVTYDATDPDTHYPPIQPIRPPAGAPNVLVVLIDDTGFGASSAFGGPVETPNFERVAAAGLKYTRFHTTALCSPTRAALLSGRNHHTVGMGGITEIATSAPGYSSVRPNSCAPLAETLKLNGYNTAQFGKCHEVPVWQASAIGPFDAWPSPGNGFEYFYGFIGGETNQWYPAIYENTTPVEPWGTPDEGYHFMADMADKAIAWTREQKTLAPEVPSFTYFAPGATHAPHHVPAEWADKYKGKFDQGWDEVRKETFARQLELGVVPADAVLTARSPGIPSWDEMSDLIKPALARQMEVYAGFLAYTDHHVGRLLDAYEELGILDDTLVYVIIGDNGASAEGSMHGTTNEGFTINHMNEIETEQYVADHIDELGTPSSYNHYAVGWAHAMDTPYQWTKQVASHWGGTRNGTIVSWPNGGVEKGGIRNQFSHVIDVAPTVLEAAGIPEPSTVHGVTQRPYEGTPMNYTFADAEAEERHVTQYFEMFGNRAIFHKDWTAVAKHKDPWLASSHGLDDDVWELYNVDEDWTQSTDLAAAEPERLAHLQQLFLIQAARFNVLPLDTRSAERFNPDIAGRPQLISGDTQTFYPGMKRLSENSTINIKNKSWTVTAKATVPDAGADGVLIAQGGAYGGWSFYTTGGALAFAYNLLGIAVDVVRSDGAVAAGSHELRAHFAYDGGGLGKGGTVTLFAGDEKIGEGRVQRTLPFQFTFDETVDIGCDLASPVSPDYGATGNAFTGTLDWVRIDLGDDDHSHLIDDEHKLQVAMLKQ; encoded by the coding sequence ATGAGCGACAACCTCCAGCGCGGCGCGCTGCCGATCCCCGACCTCGCCTACACGGGGACGGTCACCTACGACGCCACTGATCCGGACACGCATTACCCGCCCATTCAGCCCATCCGGCCGCCGGCCGGGGCCCCCAACGTGCTCGTGGTGCTGATCGATGACACCGGGTTCGGGGCATCCAGCGCCTTCGGCGGGCCGGTAGAGACCCCGAACTTCGAACGTGTCGCGGCGGCGGGCCTCAAATACACGCGCTTCCACACGACCGCGCTGTGCTCGCCCACCCGCGCTGCGCTGCTGAGCGGCCGCAACCATCACACCGTGGGCATGGGCGGCATCACCGAGATCGCCACATCGGCGCCCGGCTACAGCTCGGTGCGGCCCAACTCATGCGCCCCGCTGGCCGAGACGCTGAAGCTCAACGGCTACAACACCGCCCAGTTCGGCAAGTGCCACGAGGTGCCGGTCTGGCAGGCCAGCGCGATCGGGCCGTTCGACGCGTGGCCGAGCCCCGGCAACGGCTTCGAGTACTTCTACGGCTTCATCGGCGGCGAGACCAACCAGTGGTATCCGGCGATCTACGAGAACACCACGCCGGTCGAGCCCTGGGGGACCCCCGACGAGGGCTACCACTTCATGGCGGACATGGCCGACAAAGCGATCGCCTGGACGCGCGAGCAGAAGACCCTCGCCCCCGAGGTCCCCTCGTTCACCTACTTCGCACCCGGCGCCACGCACGCGCCCCATCACGTGCCTGCCGAATGGGCTGACAAGTACAAGGGGAAGTTCGATCAGGGCTGGGACGAGGTGCGCAAGGAGACCTTCGCCCGGCAGCTCGAACTCGGCGTCGTCCCGGCCGATGCGGTCCTCACCGCGCGCAGCCCCGGCATCCCTTCGTGGGACGAGATGAGCGACCTCATCAAGCCCGCGCTCGCGCGGCAGATGGAGGTCTACGCGGGATTCCTCGCCTACACCGACCACCACGTCGGCCGCCTGCTCGACGCATACGAAGAGCTCGGCATCCTCGACGACACCCTCGTCTACGTCATCATCGGCGACAACGGCGCGAGCGCCGAGGGGTCGATGCACGGCACGACCAACGAGGGTTTCACGATCAACCACATGAACGAGATAGAGACAGAGCAGTACGTCGCCGACCACATCGACGAGCTGGGCACGCCCAGCTCGTACAACCACTATGCGGTCGGCTGGGCGCACGCCATGGACACCCCCTATCAGTGGACCAAGCAGGTCGCTTCGCACTGGGGCGGGACGCGCAATGGCACGATCGTGAGCTGGCCCAACGGCGGCGTGGAGAAGGGCGGCATCCGCAACCAGTTCTCGCACGTCATCGACGTCGCCCCGACCGTGCTCGAAGCGGCCGGCATCCCCGAGCCGTCGACCGTGCACGGCGTGACGCAGCGTCCGTACGAGGGCACGCCGATGAACTACACGTTCGCCGACGCGGAGGCCGAGGAACGCCACGTCACGCAGTACTTCGAGATGTTCGGCAACCGCGCGATCTTCCACAAGGACTGGACCGCGGTGGCCAAGCACAAGGATCCGTGGCTGGCATCGAGCCACGGCCTCGACGACGACGTCTGGGAGCTGTACAACGTCGACGAGGACTGGACGCAGTCCACCGACCTCGCGGCTGCCGAGCCGGAACGGCTCGCGCACCTGCAGCAGCTCTTCCTCATCCAGGCGGCACGGTTCAACGTGCTCCCGCTCGACACCCGCAGTGCCGAGCGCTTCAACCCCGACATAGCCGGCCGGCCCCAGCTCATCTCCGGCGACACGCAGACGTTCTACCCCGGCATGAAGCGGCTGAGCGAGAACTCGACCATCAACATCAAGAACAAGTCGTGGACGGTCACCGCGAAGGCGACGGTTCCGGATGCCGGTGCCGACGGTGTGCTGATCGCCCAGGGCGGCGCGTACGGCGGGTGGTCGTTCTACACGACCGGCGGCGCGCTCGCGTTCGCCTACAACCTGCTCGGCATTGCGGTCGACGTCGTGCGCTCCGATGGCGCCGTCGCAGCGGGCTCACACGAGCTGCGCGCGCACTTCGCCTACGACGGGGGCGGCCTCGGCAAGGGCGGCACGGTGACGCTGTTCGCCGGGGATGAGAAGATCGGCGAGGGCCGTGTACAGCGGACGCTCCCGTTCCAGTTCACGTTCGACGAGACCGTCGACATCGGCTGCGACCTGGCGTCGCCGGTCTCACCCGATTACGGCGCGACGGGCAACGCCTTCACCGGCACGCTCGACTGGGTGCGCATCGACCTCGGTGATGACGACCACTCGCATCTGATCGATGACGAGCACAAGCTGCAGGTGGCGATGCTCAAGCAGTAG
- a CDS encoding arylsulfatase → MAGDKPEFSGVINLDVRDSVPDWKPYELTRAPEGAPNVLVVLFDDTGMAAWSPYGGRINMPTLDRLAENGLTYTQWHTTALCSPTRSCLLTGRDHTTNRIASIMETTNGFPGNSGRIPDECASMGHILQDNGYSTYWIGKDHDVPEEDIAAGGSRSRWPLQMGFDRFYGFLGGETNNWYPDLVEDNHFIEAPYTPEEGYHLSKDLADQAIRMLRDQQASNPSKPWYMWFCPGANHAPHHSPKDYAEKYRGMFDDGYDAYREWVLTRMISKGILPEDTQLTPFNPILEEQQNPIDHVKPWEELNDDEKRLFSRMAEVFAGFSEYTDAQVGRVIDYLEETGQLDNTIVFYCADNGASGEGTESGSVNENKYFNNYPDDLAENMTMIDKLGTPDTYNHYPTGWAAAFSTPYQMFKRYAQYAGGTCDPLVIHWPKGIQAKGEIRHQYHHVTDIVPTILDIIGLEMPDVYRGVKQIPLPGVSMRYTFDDGDAPTQKKRQFYTIGGTRGIWQDGWKAAATHAPMNGKGNFDKDAWELYHTDVDRSESNDLAGQYPEKVKELVDAWFEEAHKNYALPMDDRSVMEMLTTERPQAEPTRDRYVYYPDTSPVPEGVAVNVRGRSFKILADVDLEADAEGVLFAHGSRFGGHALFIKDNKLHYVYNFLGIPPEQTFVSKELTPGPHVLGMEFIRESAGEHKESVGTCRLYVDEELVDEGPMRAQVGKFTLCGDGLCVGYDSADTVSRQYTNPFPFTGGKLLGVAIDVGKEQYRDLELEAAALLSVE, encoded by the coding sequence ATGGCCGGCGACAAGCCCGAATTCAGCGGTGTCATCAACCTCGACGTTCGGGACTCGGTCCCCGATTGGAAGCCGTACGAGCTCACGCGGGCGCCCGAGGGCGCACCCAACGTGCTCGTCGTCCTCTTCGACGACACCGGCATGGCCGCGTGGTCGCCGTACGGCGGCCGTATCAACATGCCGACGCTCGACCGGCTCGCCGAGAACGGCCTGACCTACACACAGTGGCACACCACCGCGCTGTGCTCACCGACACGCTCGTGTCTGCTCACCGGCCGCGACCACACCACGAACCGCATCGCGTCGATCATGGAGACAACCAACGGCTTTCCGGGTAACTCGGGCCGGATCCCGGACGAGTGCGCGAGCATGGGCCATATCCTGCAGGACAACGGCTACTCGACGTACTGGATCGGCAAGGACCACGACGTCCCCGAAGAGGACATCGCCGCGGGTGGCAGCCGGTCGCGGTGGCCGCTGCAGATGGGCTTCGATCGCTTCTACGGGTTCCTGGGCGGTGAGACGAACAACTGGTACCCCGACCTGGTCGAGGACAACCACTTCATCGAGGCGCCGTACACCCCCGAAGAGGGCTACCACCTCTCCAAGGACCTCGCCGACCAGGCCATCCGCATGCTGCGCGACCAGCAGGCGTCGAACCCGTCGAAGCCCTGGTACATGTGGTTCTGCCCCGGCGCGAACCACGCGCCGCATCACAGCCCCAAGGATTACGCCGAAAAGTACCGGGGCATGTTCGACGACGGCTACGACGCCTACCGCGAGTGGGTGCTCACGCGCATGATCTCCAAGGGCATCCTGCCCGAGGACACTCAATTGACACCGTTCAATCCGATCCTCGAGGAGCAGCAGAACCCGATCGACCACGTGAAGCCGTGGGAAGAGCTCAACGACGACGAGAAGCGGCTGTTCTCACGGATGGCGGAGGTGTTCGCCGGGTTCAGCGAGTACACCGACGCGCAGGTCGGCCGGGTCATCGATTATCTCGAGGAGACCGGTCAGCTCGACAACACCATCGTGTTCTACTGCGCCGACAACGGGGCCTCGGGAGAGGGCACCGAGAGCGGCTCGGTCAACGAGAACAAGTACTTCAACAACTACCCTGACGATCTCGCCGAGAACATGACGATGATCGACAAGCTGGGCACGCCCGACACCTACAACCACTATCCGACCGGTTGGGCGGCCGCCTTCAGCACCCCGTACCAGATGTTCAAGCGCTACGCACAGTACGCCGGTGGCACCTGCGACCCGCTGGTGATCCACTGGCCCAAGGGCATCCAGGCCAAGGGCGAGATCCGCCACCAGTACCACCACGTGACCGACATCGTGCCGACGATCCTCGACATCATCGGGCTGGAGATGCCCGACGTCTACCGGGGGGTGAAGCAGATCCCGCTGCCCGGCGTCTCGATGCGCTACACGTTCGACGACGGCGATGCGCCGACGCAGAAGAAGCGGCAGTTCTACACGATCGGCGGGACGCGGGGCATCTGGCAGGACGGCTGGAAGGCTGCGGCGACGCACGCGCCGATGAACGGCAAGGGCAATTTCGACAAGGATGCGTGGGAGCTCTATCACACCGATGTCGACCGCTCGGAGTCCAATGACCTGGCCGGCCAGTACCCCGAGAAGGTGAAGGAGCTCGTCGACGCGTGGTTCGAAGAGGCGCACAAGAATTACGCGCTGCCGATGGACGACCGTTCTGTGATGGAGATGCTCACGACCGAGCGCCCCCAGGCCGAGCCGACGCGAGACCGCTACGTCTACTACCCCGACACCAGCCCCGTGCCCGAGGGCGTCGCGGTGAACGTGCGCGGTCGCTCGTTCAAGATCCTGGCGGACGTCGATCTCGAGGCGGATGCCGAAGGTGTGCTCTTCGCGCATGGCTCGCGGTTCGGCGGTCACGCCCTGTTCATCAAGGACAACAAGCTGCATTACGTGTACAACTTCCTCGGCATCCCACCCGAGCAGACGTTCGTCTCGAAGGAGCTGACACCCGGACCGCACGTGCTCGGGATGGAGTTCATCCGCGAGAGCGCCGGCGAGCACAAGGAGTCGGTGGGAACGTGCCGGCTCTACGTCGACGAGGAGCTCGTGGACGAGGGTCCGATGCGGGCGCAGGTGGGCAAGTTCACGCTGTGCGGCGACGGCCTGTGCGTCGGCTACGACAGCGCCGACACGGTGAGCCGGCAGTACACCAACCCGTTCCCCTTCACCGGCGGCAAGCTGCTGGGGGTGGCGATCGACGTCGGCAAGGAGCAGTACCGCGACCTCGAGCTGGAGGCGGCCGCGCTGCTGTCCGTGGAATGA
- a CDS encoding SHOCT domain-containing protein has translation MPLRRIGRPGLIGMAARTAVVAGTATAVSGAVAGGQQRKAQAQYEQEQYEAAQQQAAMQAAAQQAVAQQQAAPAVPAAPAAGTDVVAELQKLASLKQAGVITDEEFAAAKAKLLS, from the coding sequence ATGCCCCTACGTCGAATCGGCCGCCCCGGCCTCATCGGCATGGCCGCCCGCACGGCCGTCGTCGCCGGCACCGCCACCGCCGTCTCGGGTGCCGTGGCCGGTGGCCAGCAGCGCAAAGCGCAGGCGCAGTACGAGCAGGAGCAGTATGAGGCCGCGCAGCAGCAAGCTGCGATGCAGGCGGCCGCGCAACAGGCGGTAGCGCAGCAGCAGGCCGCACCCGCCGTTCCGGCGGCACCGGCAGCCGGCACGGATGTCGTCGCCGAACTCCAGAAGCTCGCCTCCCTGAAGCAGGCCGGCGTAATCACCGACGAGGAGTTCGCCGCCGCTAAGGCCAAGCTCCTGAGCTGA
- a CDS encoding DUF6325 family protein: MADFRYGPVELYLVGFEGDRPAPEVMDALTAQLDSGTVRLLDFVIVARSADGEVTVTEIDEDEYGFGDVELGAVGIAGEDDIDELAELIEPGASAALIALELVFARELASKLAASGGVVLSSERIPAPVVNAIVDVIENEEGE; this comes from the coding sequence ATGGCAGATTTCCGCTACGGTCCCGTCGAGCTGTACCTCGTCGGCTTCGAGGGCGATCGTCCCGCACCCGAGGTCATGGATGCGCTGACCGCCCAGCTCGACAGCGGCACCGTCCGGCTGCTCGACTTCGTCATCGTGGCGCGCTCGGCCGACGGCGAAGTCACCGTGACCGAGATCGACGAAGACGAGTACGGCTTCGGTGACGTCGAGCTCGGCGCCGTCGGCATCGCCGGCGAGGACGACATCGACGAACTCGCCGAGCTGATCGAGCCCGGCGCCTCGGCGGCGCTGATCGCGCTCGAACTCGTGTTCGCCCGGGAACTGGCCTCAAAGCTCGCCGCGAGCGGCGGTGTCGTGCTCAGCTCGGAGCGGATCCCGGCACCCGTCGTCAACGCGATCGTCGATGTCATCGAAAACGAAGAAGGAGAATGA
- a CDS encoding GAP family protein — protein sequence MNGAIGEILPLALGVAISPIPIIAAILMLLSPKAKVTGTGFLVGWIVGIVVAVTVFTLLSAVLPEEDAAASQPIKGVIQLVLGVLLIVMALGQWRKRPRDGVAPAMPKWMAAIDKVSFPTALGLGFLLSALNPKNLIMAVGAGTAIGAHDLDAGSTTLVIVVYTLIAGSTVLVPVVGYLFAADKLRGPLDALHGWLARENAIIMAVLLLVIGVSMIGKGIGSF from the coding sequence GTGAATGGTGCCATAGGTGAGATCCTGCCGCTCGCGCTCGGTGTCGCGATCAGCCCGATCCCGATCATCGCCGCGATCCTCATGCTCCTGTCCCCCAAGGCGAAGGTGACCGGCACCGGATTCCTCGTGGGCTGGATCGTGGGCATCGTCGTCGCGGTGACGGTGTTCACGCTGCTGTCGGCGGTGCTGCCGGAAGAGGATGCCGCGGCCTCGCAGCCCATCAAGGGCGTGATCCAGCTCGTGCTGGGCGTGCTGCTGATCGTGATGGCGCTGGGCCAGTGGCGCAAGCGTCCCCGGGACGGCGTGGCGCCGGCCATGCCGAAATGGATGGCCGCTATCGACAAGGTGTCGTTCCCGACCGCGCTGGGTCTGGGTTTCCTGCTGTCGGCACTCAATCCCAAGAACCTCATCATGGCGGTGGGCGCCGGCACCGCGATCGGCGCGCACGATCTCGACGCCGGATCGACGACGCTCGTCATCGTCGTCTACACCCTGATAGCCGGGTCGACCGTGCTGGTCCCCGTGGTCGGCTATCTCTTCGCCGCTGACAAGCTGCGTGGTCCCCTCGACGCGCTCCACGGCTGGCTCGCCCGGGAGAACGCGATCATCATGGCCGTCCTGCTGCTCGTCATCGGCGTGTCGATGATCGGCAAGGGGATCGGCAGCTTCTGA
- a CDS encoding glycosyltransferase translates to MTPPATPEPAEAADERRPLTIVMAADTFAPDVNGAARFAERLSAGLAARGHDVHVVTPSVGHSKHGTFTEVIEGQDLTVHRLPGWRWYPHDWLRFTLPWMSKHYARRVLSQVKPDVVHSQSHIVIGRGLTRIAHQRGIPVVATNHVMAENIIDFTTLPPVLDKIVIKLAWDDARRTFDMSRAVTTPTRRAAEFLEQTIDISGVVPISCGIDKGNYTPDLTPREHTRVLFVGRLTTEKHVEVTLEAIAKLVPELDLHFDIVGGGDQRRNLEQAAHRLGLDERVTFHGRTSEEDLRAAYTRADVFVIASIAELQSIATMEAMASGLPVIAANAVALPHLVHDGENGYLFEPGDADDLAGKLRRVLTAPPEEYLRMQEASLKGVEIHDIERTLDTFEALYRGEPLPS, encoded by the coding sequence GTGACTCCCCCCGCGACCCCCGAACCCGCCGAAGCCGCGGACGAGCGCCGCCCCCTGACGATCGTCATGGCCGCAGACACCTTCGCCCCCGATGTGAACGGGGCGGCGCGCTTCGCCGAACGCCTGTCCGCCGGCCTCGCCGCCCGCGGCCACGATGTCCACGTCGTCACGCCCAGCGTCGGCCACTCCAAGCACGGCACCTTCACCGAGGTCATCGAGGGCCAGGACCTGACCGTGCACCGGCTGCCCGGATGGCGCTGGTACCCCCACGACTGGCTGCGATTCACCCTGCCTTGGATGAGCAAGCACTATGCCCGCCGGGTGCTGAGCCAGGTCAAGCCCGACGTCGTGCACAGCCAGTCGCACATCGTCATCGGTCGGGGACTCACCCGCATCGCGCACCAGCGGGGCATCCCCGTCGTCGCCACCAACCACGTGATGGCCGAGAACATCATCGACTTCACGACGCTGCCGCCGGTGCTCGACAAGATCGTCATCAAGCTCGCGTGGGACGATGCCAGGCGCACCTTCGACATGTCGCGCGCGGTCACGACGCCCACGCGCCGGGCAGCCGAGTTCCTCGAGCAGACCATCGACATCAGCGGCGTGGTCCCGATCAGCTGCGGCATCGACAAAGGCAACTACACCCCCGACCTCACGCCGCGCGAGCACACCCGCGTGCTGTTCGTCGGCCGGCTCACCACCGAGAAGCACGTCGAGGTCACGCTCGAGGCGATCGCAAAGCTCGTGCCCGAACTCGACCTGCACTTCGACATCGTCGGCGGCGGCGACCAACGCCGCAATCTGGAGCAGGCGGCGCACCGTCTCGGCCTCGATGAGCGCGTCACCTTCCACGGCCGCACGTCCGAAGAGGACCTGAGGGCGGCCTACACGCGTGCCGACGTCTTCGTGATCGCGTCGATCGCCGAGCTGCAGTCCATCGCGACGATGGAAGCCATGGCATCCGGTCTTCCCGTCATCGCGGCGAACGCGGTCGCCCTGCCCCACCTCGTGCACGACGGTGAGAACGGCTACCTGTTCGAACCGGGTGACGCCGACGACCTCGCCGGCAAGCTGCGCCGCGTACTGACCGCCCCGCCCGAAGAGTACCTGCGCATGCAGGAGGCCTCACTGAAGGGCGTCGAGATCCACGACATCGAGCGCACCCTCGACACGTTCGAGGCGCTCTACCGCGGCGAGCCGCTGCCGAGCTGA
- a CDS encoding glycosyltransferase family 4 protein yields MRLFFDARYIRTDFHDGISRYSAELAAAVAAEAAGDVVEVTFLVWDDAQIPLLPDGAATLKIHGPTSWREPVTPLILNRHRPDVVFSPMQTIGAIGRRYRLILTLHDTIYYRHRTPPRDLPWPVRVGWRLFHLSYVPQRITLNSADLVVTVSETSKQQFADVRLTKRPVIVVHNAPQRLDQQLPDGVTVTGDGPARNLVYMGSFMPYKNVETLVRAMPLLPGRTLHLLSRISPQRRHELAALAPDADIVFHDGVTDAAYAAALADHAVLVSTSRDEGYGLPLAEALEMGVPAVVTDMPIFREVAGGGALYVDPDDPFAVASTVRSLDDPKVRARVVDAGAAHIAQFTWPRSARTLLDAVASLARR; encoded by the coding sequence ATGCGCCTGTTCTTCGACGCGCGCTACATCCGCACCGACTTCCACGACGGGATCAGCCGCTACTCGGCAGAGCTCGCCGCTGCCGTGGCCGCGGAGGCCGCCGGCGACGTCGTCGAAGTGACGTTCCTGGTGTGGGACGACGCGCAGATCCCACTGCTGCCGGACGGGGCCGCGACGCTGAAGATCCACGGCCCGACGTCCTGGCGCGAGCCCGTCACCCCCCTCATCCTCAACCGGCACCGGCCCGATGTGGTCTTCTCGCCGATGCAGACGATCGGTGCGATCGGGCGGCGCTACCGCCTGATCCTCACGCTGCACGACACGATCTACTACCGGCACCGCACGCCGCCGCGCGACCTGCCGTGGCCGGTGCGGGTGGGCTGGCGCCTGTTCCACCTCTCGTACGTGCCGCAGCGGATCACGCTGAACAGCGCCGACCTGGTGGTCACCGTCAGCGAGACCAGCAAGCAGCAGTTCGCCGACGTCAGGCTCACGAAGCGTCCGGTCATCGTCGTGCACAACGCGCCGCAGCGGCTCGACCAGCAGCTGCCCGACGGGGTGACGGTGACCGGTGACGGCCCGGCGCGGAACCTCGTCTACATGGGCTCGTTCATGCCGTACAAGAACGTCGAGACGCTCGTGCGTGCCATGCCGCTGCTGCCCGGCCGCACGCTGCACCTGCTCTCGCGTATATCGCCGCAGCGCCGGCACGAGCTCGCCGCCCTCGCGCCGGACGCCGACATCGTCTTCCATGATGGGGTGACGGATGCCGCGTACGCGGCCGCCCTGGCCGATCACGCCGTGCTGGTGTCGACCAGTCGTGACGAGGGCTACGGCCTGCCGCTGGCGGAGGCGCTCGAGATGGGCGTGCCGGCCGTCGTGACCGACATGCCGATCTTCCGCGAGGTGGCCGGCGGTGGCGCGCTCTACGTGGACCCGGACGACCCGTTCGCCGTCGCCTCGACGGTGCGGTCGTTGGACGACCCGAAGGTCCGGGCTCGGGTGGTGGATGCCGGTGCCGCCCACATCGCGCAGTTCACCTGGCCGCGGTCGGCGCGCACGCTGCTCGACGCCGTCGCGTCGCTCGCGCGCCGCTGA